In the genome of Mercurialis annua linkage group LG8, ddMerAnnu1.2, whole genome shotgun sequence, the window TGTCGCAAGATTTTGTAGGCTTTATCTCTGTTTTCTGGCAGAGTTCCATCCATCAGGTAGTGGGCTATACCTTGCATCCAATTTTCCAAAGGCTGAGTTAGGAAAATGGTTTCGTGGTTGTCGATGCTGGAGTGTTTTTGAACAGAGAAATGGACCCCGGTATCTTTTCGTtcactgttgctgctttggcTAGTACATCAGCCTCTTGATTTTCCAAACGAGGAACTTGCTCTATCACCCATTTTcctccgagctcctgaatcttgttcaagaagaacttgactctgtccacgtatctcctcatttccgaatcccgagcttcaaaagtacccaGGGTTTGACAAACGACTAACTGAGAATCACTCCTTATGGTTACGTGCTCGGCCTTGACCACGCTTACCATTCTTAATCCGATCAACAGAGCCTCATATTCCGCGGCATTGTTGGATGCCGGGAAATAGAATTTTACCGAGCTTCGGAGTGTGACTCCGTGAGGACCTTTCAAGACTACGCCTGCCCCAGATCCCTCCAGATTTGATGCCCCGTCGACTTCTAAGACCCACCGTAGAAGTTGTTCGTCGGGTTCCTCAGGTTGGTCGCTTGCTGTGGTCTCGGCTATGAAATTTGCCAatacttgtgctttcagagccgGTCTCGGTTCATACCGGATGTCATATCCTCCCAGCTGGACCGACCAGCTGACCAGCCGTCCCGACATCTCTGGCCTCTGCAGCgcctttctcagaggttggttcgtACGTACTACAATGATGTGAGCCTCGAAATATCTCCTCAGCTTTTCCGCCGCCACTTTCAATGCtaaagcaaatttctcaatttttggatatctgacctccgggcctttcaagactCTGCTGAGATAGTAAACTGGGGTTTGCAGACCCTTATCTTCCTTCACCAGGACTGCCGCTGCTGTCTCGTCATTCACCGAGAGATACAAATATAAGATTTCCCCAGGCTCAGGTCTACCTAGCACCGGGGGTGTGCTGAGGTAAACCTTCAGTTCTTCAAAAGCTGTGTTACACTCCTCCgtccacttgaaattctttgtattcttcaggattttgaaaaatggcaaacatcgtttggccgagCAACTCATGAATCTTCCCAACGCCGTTACTCTCCCGTTCAACTTTTGTACTTCTTTCACCGAGCTAGGTGCTTTCATGTTCATTACTGCCTCGATTTTCTCCGGGTTCGCCTCGATGCCTTTCTCCGAGATGAGGTGCCCTAGAAATTTCCCCGAGCGGACTGCGAAAACGCACTTTTCCGGGTTCAGCTTGAGGTTAAAACCCTTtagcttttcaaaagtttctgccaGATCTTCTGCATGATCCTCGATCCCCTTGGATTTTACGACTATGTCATCTACATAAACCTCGACGTTCTTGCccagttgatctttaaaaacatgattcatgagtctttgataggttgccccagcatttttcaaaccaaaaggcatcttcttgtaACAATAAGTCCCCAGATCCGTTGTGAAAGCTGTCTTTTCTTCGTCATCTTTACTCATcgggatctggtgatatccctgaGAAGCGTCTAAGAATGCATAGACCGCAAATCCGCACGTCGCGTCTaccagttggtcaatgtttggcagaggaaaactgtcttttgggcaggcattgtttagatcagtgaaatctatacaaagcctccatctaccGTTGGACTTCTTGATCAGGACTACATTAGCCAGCCATTCAGGGTAGTCCACTTTTCTGATGAACCCGGCTTTCAAGAGCTTCTCCACTTCATCTCGGATAGCCATCTGTTTCTCCagagagaaagttcttttcttttgcttgacaggcttGCATTTGGCATCCACGTTTAACTTGTGCGAGATTATCTTCGGGTCTACCCCTCCAATATCCTCTGGCTTGTTGGTAAACTCCTCCACatactgttttatccgagctatgatagcttTCCGGTGCTCGTTTGGCCAATCTACCCCCAGCTTTACACACATCTCGGATCCCTCTGTAAGTTCAATCGTTTCTAAGTTTTCTCGGGGTTTCTGAGCTTTTTTCTCTCTGAGGAGCAGCTCCggtgtatcgatgttcatcgtttccaccgtgctgcccatagtggccatgtaacattgcctaGATAGGGTTTGGTTTCCCCTGATAGTTATGATCTCGTTTTccactgggattttcatcatcaagtaacgaatactagtcactgcacctgtgctatacaacataggtctaccaagaataccattatacgcaagaggcatgtcaactatcatgaaca includes:
- the LOC126661601 gene encoding uncharacterized protein LOC126661601; amino-acid sequence: MNIDTPELLLREKKAQKPRENLETIELTEGSEMCVKLGVDWPNEHRKAIIARIKQYVEEFTNKPEDIGGVDPKIISHKLNVDAKCKPVKQKKRTFSLEKQMAIRDEVEKLLKAGFIRKVDYPEWLANVVLIKKSNDQLGKNVEVYVDDIVVKSKGIEDHAEDLAETFEKLKGFNLKLNPEKCVFAVRSGKFLGHLISEKGIEANPEKIEAVMNMKAPSSVKENTKNFKWTEECNTAFEELKVYLSTPPVLGRPEPGEILYLYLSVNDETAAAVLVKEDKGLQTPVYYLSRVLKGPEALQRPEMSGRLVSWSVQLGGYDIRYEPRPALKAQVLANFIAETTASDQPEEPDEQLLRWVLEVDGASNLEGSGAGVVLKGPHGVTLRSSVKFYFPASNNAAEYEALLIGLRMELGGKWVIEQVPRLENQEADVLAKAATPLENWMQGIAHYLMDGTLPENRDKAYKILRQAPYYAFLDGVLYRKSFTHPWSRCLTTEEGEYVLREIHEGICGAHIAPRMLAKKAVLQGYYWPLMVRQAEEIKKFLIMAVDHFTKWIEVEAVSTITEARIRDFFWRQIVCRFGIPRALVTDNGKQFNCRAFKEFCNDLHIDLRFTSVVHPQSNGMTEVTNRTILKGLKARLGEFDRQWLEELPKFFDEAKNEEEQKLCLDLLEERREQAALRIEAYKQRMAKYHNKRVKPLSFQVGDLVLRRADIAKGNAGVGKLEPNWEGPYRVTERQQVTHAE